A DNA window from Desulfovibrionales bacterium contains the following coding sequences:
- the lon gene encoding endopeptidase La gives MTEQKEEIKVEEIRDEGIKWPEEWPVIPVEDTVLFPQMVIPLTISDKKLVKLIDDALSGERLAAVFTTKSEPKGELYDVGTSAQILRMMKVQEDQVRLLVQGVARMRNAGITSTEPYMKARLERLYDKMAKDKEAEALVYNLRNLFQKILELSPHIPSELGTIALNIEDPGTLSDMIASSLNISISERQDILETLEVKARLEKVMRLVTRQTEILELGRKIHTQVKGEIDKTQREYYLREQLKAIKKELGEKDELSVEIDEMRTKIEEKKLPDVVNKEAMRELDRLARMHPSSAEYTVARTYLDWILDLPWHESTEDSLDIADAQKILDEDHYDLEKVKKRIIEYLAVRKLKADMKGPILCFVGPPGTGKTSLGRSVARALGRKFMRISLGGVRDEAEIRGHRRTYIGALPGRIIQGIRRAGSNNPVFVLDEIDKLGADFRGDPASALLEVLDPEQNNTFSDHYLDVPFDLSKVMFITTANLLDTVPPALLDRMEVLELPGYTDEEKMRIAQKYLIPRQLSEHGLKPKQVRFEKKAIQKIISEYTREAGLRNLEREVAAICRGIARKVAAGEMEKFAVRAEAVPEFLGPPQFYSEVADRTAVAGVATGLAWTQAGGEILFIEATKMKGNGRLLLTGKLGEVMKESAETALSFVRSKAKGLGIDEGLFEKNDIHIHVPAGAIPKDGPSAGVAIFTALVSLLTNKPVNSQAAMTGEITLRGRILPVGGIKAKVLAASRAGIKTIILPKRNEKDMEEIPDDVKKGLDFKFLTRMEEIIPIAFAGKGSSRRKGRHA, from the coding sequence ATGACTGAACAAAAAGAAGAAATAAAGGTCGAAGAGATACGGGATGAAGGCATTAAATGGCCCGAAGAATGGCCGGTAATTCCTGTGGAAGACACCGTCCTTTTCCCGCAGATGGTTATCCCTTTGACCATATCGGATAAGAAACTGGTTAAGCTCATTGATGACGCCCTTTCCGGCGAGCGCCTGGCGGCCGTATTTACAACCAAGTCTGAACCCAAGGGGGAGCTCTATGATGTGGGAACCTCGGCTCAAATCCTGCGCATGATGAAGGTCCAGGAAGACCAGGTGCGCCTGCTGGTGCAGGGGGTGGCCCGCATGCGGAATGCAGGCATAACCTCCACGGAGCCGTATATGAAGGCCCGGTTAGAACGTCTATATGATAAGATGGCTAAAGACAAAGAGGCCGAGGCCCTTGTTTATAACCTGCGCAATCTCTTTCAAAAGATATTGGAATTAAGCCCCCACATCCCTTCTGAATTGGGTACAATTGCCTTAAATATCGAGGATCCGGGGACCCTGTCGGATATGATTGCCTCCAGTCTGAATATCTCCATATCCGAACGCCAGGACATACTGGAGACCCTGGAGGTCAAGGCCAGACTGGAAAAGGTGATGCGGCTGGTTACCCGACAGACAGAGATTCTGGAACTTGGCCGAAAGATACACACCCAGGTCAAGGGGGAAATTGATAAGACGCAGCGGGAATATTACCTGCGGGAGCAGTTAAAGGCTATTAAGAAGGAGTTGGGTGAAAAGGATGAACTGAGCGTCGAGATAGATGAAATGCGGACCAAGATAGAGGAGAAGAAGCTTCCCGATGTAGTAAATAAAGAGGCTATGCGCGAGCTCGACCGTCTGGCCAGGATGCACCCCTCTTCGGCCGAATATACGGTAGCCAGGACATATCTGGACTGGATTCTGGATCTGCCTTGGCATGAAAGCACCGAGGATAGTCTGGACATAGCGGATGCCCAGAAGATATTGGACGAAGATCATTATGATCTGGAGAAGGTGAAAAAACGGATTATTGAGTATCTGGCGGTAAGAAAGCTCAAGGCCGACATGAAGGGGCCCATCCTCTGTTTTGTCGGGCCGCCCGGTACGGGTAAGACTTCCCTGGGACGATCTGTGGCCAGGGCCCTGGGGAGAAAGTTTATGCGCATCTCCCTGGGCGGGGTGCGGGATGAAGCAGAGATCCGGGGGCACCGGAGAACCTATATCGGGGCGTTGCCCGGCCGTATTATCCAGGGCATACGTCGGGCCGGTTCCAATAATCCGGTTTTTGTCCTGGATGAGATAGATAAGCTTGGCGCCGATTTCAGGGGAGATCCGGCCTCAGCCCTCCTGGAGGTATTGGACCCGGAACAAAATAATACGTTTTCCGATCATTACCTGGATGTTCCGTTTGACCTCTCTAAGGTTATGTTCATTACGACCGCCAACCTCCTGGATACGGTTCCGCCTGCCCTTCTCGATCGTATGGAGGTCCTGGAATTGCCGGGTTACACTGACGAAGAGAAGATGCGGATCGCCCAGAAATACCTTATTCCCAGGCAACTGTCTGAACATGGCCTGAAACCTAAACAGGTACGTTTTGAGAAGAAGGCCATACAGAAGATTATAAGCGAATATACCCGTGAGGCCGGTTTGAGGAATCTGGAGCGGGAGGTGGCGGCTATTTGCCGCGGTATTGCCAGGAAAGTGGCTGCCGGTGAGATGGAGAAGTTTGCAGTGCGTGCCGAGGCGGTGCCGGAGTTTCTGGGACCACCCCAGTTTTACTCGGAGGTAGCGGATCGTACGGCTGTGGCCGGGGTGGCTACCGGACTGGCCTGGACACAGGCCGGCGGTGAGATCCTTTTCATTGAGGCGACAAAAATGAAAGGCAATGGGCGGTTGTTGCTCACCGGAAAGTTGGGCGAGGTGATGAAAGAGTCGGCGGAAACAGCCTTGAGCTTTGTCCGCTCCAAGGCCAAAGGCCTGGGAATCGACGAGGGTTTGTTTGAGAAAAATGATATACACATCCATGTGCCGGCGGGCGCTATCCCTAAAGACGGACCTTCTGCCGGCGTGGCCATATTTACCGCCCTGGTGTCTCTTCTGACCAATAAGCCGGTCAATAGCCAGGCAGCTATGACCGGGGAGATAACTCTGCGCGGCCGCATCCTGCCGGTGGGGGGTATAAAGGCCAAGGTCCTGGCGGCCAGCCGGGCCGGGATAAAGACGATTATTCTTCCAAAGCGAAACGAGAAGGATATGGAAGAGATACCGGATGATGTTAAAAAAGGCCTGGATTTTAAGTTCCTGACAAGAATGGAAGAGATTATCCCCATAGCCTTTGCTGGGAAGGGTTCCAGCCGGCGGAAAGGTCGGCATGCCTGA
- a CDS encoding methylated-DNA--[protein]-cysteine S-methyltransferase produces the protein MRFFFTQARINSVCLTFLSNVKGLCYIIFCPEAKDCTPAGLQKRHASAVTLEENAEIHGPVITQIREYFAGRRRIFSVPMDVTGTTFQKTVWEAIMAIPYGETRSYQEIARAVGKVKAARAVGQAAGANPLPLIIPCHRVIGSTGKLVGFSSGLNLKTKLLTLENAYKEKRSCPFPKPD, from the coding sequence ATGCGCTTCTTTTTTACGCAGGCCAGAATTAATTCCGTCTGTCTCACTTTTCTGTCCAACGTCAAGGGCTTATGTTATATAATTTTCTGTCCTGAGGCCAAGGATTGCACCCCCGCCGGGCTACAGAAAAGACATGCAAGCGCGGTAACTTTGGAAGAAAATGCCGAAATACACGGCCCGGTCATAACCCAGATCAGGGAATACTTTGCCGGCAGACGCCGCATCTTCTCTGTGCCTATGGATGTAACAGGGACCACCTTCCAAAAGACGGTCTGGGAGGCCATAATGGCCATTCCTTACGGTGAGACCCGTTCTTATCAGGAAATAGCAAGGGCTGTCGGAAAAGTGAAGGCGGCCCGTGCCGTAGGACAGGCAGCAGGTGCCAACCCACTCCCGCTTATAATACCATGCCATCGCGTCATAGGAAGTACCGGTAAACTCGTCGGCTTTAGTTCCGGCCTGAACTTGAAAACAAAGCTCCTCACCCTGGAAAATGCGTATAAGGAGAAGAGATCATGCCCCTTCCCAAAACCGGATTGA
- a CDS encoding flavodoxin family protein, protein MKVIGIYSSPRVGGNSDLLLKEMLRGAAEAGTSVEEIFLREFHFAPCMECSSCNETGECVVQDDMQLIYPGLESADRIIIASPVFFYSVTAQLKAMIDRGQALWCKNAYLRQIPAPEVSGRKGFFLSVGGTKGKNLFDCSVTTVRVFFESIGIAFVGYLGYRRIDHKGAILEHPAALTEAFEAGKRFCRE, encoded by the coding sequence TTGAAGGTTATCGGCATCTATTCCAGCCCGCGGGTCGGCGGCAATTCGGATCTGCTCCTTAAGGAGATGCTGCGCGGGGCTGCCGAGGCCGGGACGTCAGTTGAAGAAATATTTCTCCGGGAGTTCCACTTTGCTCCCTGTATGGAATGTAGTTCCTGCAACGAGACCGGCGAATGCGTGGTCCAGGATGATATGCAGTTGATCTATCCCGGGCTGGAATCCGCAGACCGTATTATTATTGCTTCACCGGTATTTTTTTACAGTGTTACGGCCCAGCTTAAGGCCATGATCGACCGCGGCCAGGCCCTGTGGTGCAAGAATGCCTATCTCCGCCAGATTCCAGCGCCGGAGGTGAGCGGCCGCAAGGGTTTTTTCCTGTCTGTGGGCGGCACCAAGGGCAAAAATCTTTTTGATTGCTCGGTCACCACGGTGCGTGTCTTTTTTGAATCCATCGGCATTGCCTTCGTGGGATACCTTGGTTATCGCCGGATTGATCACAAAGGGGCCATACTGGAACATCCCGCCGCCCTGACCGAGGCCTTTGAGGCCGGGAAGAGGTTTTGCCGGGAATGA
- a CDS encoding TrkA family potassium uptake protein gives MRRFAVIGLGKFGFHLAKALFEDGHEVIAIDKDKDRVQEIQPFSTQAVVADIAHKEILKTLGIDQMDAVLVSIGEDIASSILVTLYLKELKVKQILVKAMNEDHGKILERIGATEVIYPEKAMALKTARSLSTPNILDFIPMVENYTLVELAPPTAFIGKTLSGLDLRVRHNVYVIGVKEVLTDNFILVPPADFVVKDSDILFVIGHRDNIAKLEKL, from the coding sequence ATGAGAAGATTTGCCGTGATTGGTCTGGGAAAGTTCGGCTTCCACCTGGCTAAGGCCCTGTTTGAAGATGGACACGAAGTCATAGCTATCGATAAGGATAAGGACCGGGTACAGGAAATTCAACCCTTTTCCACCCAGGCGGTGGTTGCTGACATTGCACACAAGGAAATATTAAAAACCCTGGGGATAGATCAGATGGACGCAGTGCTGGTCAGCATCGGAGAAGACATCGCCTCCAGCATCCTCGTTACCCTCTACCTTAAGGAGCTAAAAGTCAAACAGATTTTAGTGAAGGCCATGAATGAGGATCATGGCAAGATACTGGAACGGATCGGAGCTACCGAGGTAATCTATCCGGAAAAGGCAATGGCCCTGAAGACGGCGAGGAGTCTCTCTACACCGAACATCCTGGACTTCATCCCTATGGTAGAAAACTACACCCTGGTAGAATTGGCGCCCCCTACCGCCTTTATCGGGAAGACATTGAGCGGTCTTGACCTGCGGGTGAGACATAACGTCTATGTCATCGGCGTAAAGGAAGTCCTTACTGATAATTTTATCCTGGTTCCACCCGCCGACTTTGTAGTAAAAGATAGCGACATACTATTTGTAATTGGCCACAGGGATAACATCGCAAAATTGGAGAAGTTATAG
- the rmuC gene encoding DNA recombination protein RmuC: protein MTAETILIFLTILLIAGIGALLLFREIRTLKEKTSTSSLLQEQLLEIIRQIGDMRDQQAQGQVRHLETVQTQFAAIVGTFNTQLGELTAQLNQGQGETLKNLNQRLEDTTRTLNDQLGRLLQAMNEQLTKTQGNIGQQLQGATEVISKVQLRLGELFETAKHMQELGKDISRLQDILRAPKLRGGLGEYLLEDLLSQILPQRNYEAQYAFKSGEKVDVLIRLGSNTVPVDAKFPLESFERLRQAETEAERKKAKREFMTSVKTRIDEIARKYIKPEEGTYDFALMYIPAENVFYEVIVKDEQLGEEKSIASYALERHVVPVSPNSFYAYLMAIAFGLRGFHIEKQAQEIRGSIGELQKLFGIFYEQFTAVGRNIDLAQRKYEEAHKRAEKIHDQMAGITGQVLHLEEERTLPSSVDKKEG from the coding sequence GTGACTGCTGAAACTATCCTTATCTTCTTGACCATCCTGCTTATTGCCGGAATCGGGGCCTTATTATTGTTCCGGGAGATACGCACCCTGAAAGAAAAGACCTCCACCTCCTCCCTTTTACAAGAGCAGTTGTTGGAAATCATACGGCAAATAGGTGACATGCGTGACCAACAGGCGCAAGGTCAGGTCAGGCATCTGGAAACCGTGCAAACCCAGTTCGCCGCCATAGTGGGCACATTCAATACCCAGCTTGGTGAACTGACCGCACAACTCAACCAGGGTCAGGGGGAGACATTAAAAAATCTGAATCAACGGTTAGAAGATACTACGCGCACCCTTAATGACCAGTTGGGGCGGCTCCTTCAGGCCATGAACGAACAACTTACCAAGACCCAAGGGAACATAGGCCAGCAGTTACAGGGGGCTACAGAGGTAATATCCAAGGTTCAGTTACGCCTGGGGGAACTATTTGAAACCGCTAAACATATGCAGGAACTGGGCAAGGACATCAGCCGGCTGCAGGATATCCTCAGGGCCCCCAAACTACGCGGAGGGCTCGGCGAATATCTCCTGGAAGACCTTCTGTCTCAGATACTGCCCCAGCGCAACTACGAAGCGCAGTATGCCTTTAAATCCGGGGAAAAAGTAGACGTCCTGATCCGTTTAGGCAGCAACACCGTACCGGTGGACGCCAAGTTTCCCCTGGAGAGCTTTGAACGTCTGCGACAGGCTGAAACCGAAGCAGAACGCAAGAAAGCCAAAAGGGAATTTATGACTTCGGTGAAGACCAGAATAGATGAAATCGCCCGTAAATATATAAAGCCGGAGGAAGGCACTTATGACTTCGCCCTCATGTATATCCCGGCCGAAAACGTATTTTATGAAGTAATCGTAAAAGATGAACAACTGGGAGAGGAAAAATCCATTGCCTCTTATGCCCTGGAACGGCATGTTGTTCCTGTTTCTCCCAACAGTTTCTACGCCTACCTTATGGCCATAGCCTTCGGCTTAAGGGGATTTCATATTGAAAAACAGGCACAGGAGATACGGGGCAGCATAGGTGAACTGCAAAAACTGTTCGGCATTTTTTACGAACAGTTTACGGCCGTTGGTCGGAATATAGACCTCGCCCAGCGTAAATATGAAGAGGCACACAAACGTGCAGAAAAGATACACGACCAGATGGCCGGCATAACCGGACAGGTCTTGCACCTGGAAGAAGAACGGACACTGCCTTCGTCCGTGGATAAAAAAGAAGGCTAA
- a CDS encoding TrkH family potassium uptake protein, which yields MHPVFQRYLQKLHHAHILILSFLVIDIIGAGMLYLPISHTTQPISLVDAVFTSTSALCVTGLTVLDTAKSFSTFGQMVILTLIQVGGLGVMTFSVFLFLSMGRGISVRGRWLMQESFTPAPITDMHTLIKSIFLFTFLVEGAASILLALCFWRDYPFPTALYHGFFHSISAFCNAGFSTFSNNLMNYTGHAGVNLTICANIVMGGLGFPVIYELYQRVRRHPERRGLSLHTRMVIVTTGILILTGTLLFWAFEANNVLAHRPFYEKCLISLFQSITPRTAGFNTVDTTSLTDSCLYIIILLMFIGASPGSTGGGIKTSTLAVLTALVWNKLRGRPHVHVFNRTIPSEVVMRSISLYMLSVFTVLTIHMLMLFSEMACPTSHPARGCFLTYLFETISAFGTVGLSMGVTPYLNSMNKLILSALMFMGRVGILTFAYVIVRRERPEFEFRYSEEKVMIG from the coding sequence TTGCATCCCGTATTCCAGAGATATTTACAAAAGCTCCATCACGCCCATATTCTGATCCTGAGCTTCCTGGTCATAGATATTATCGGAGCAGGTATGCTATATCTACCCATATCCCACACCACTCAACCCATCTCTCTCGTTGACGCCGTCTTTACCTCTACCTCCGCCCTTTGTGTGACCGGTCTAACCGTCCTGGATACAGCAAAATCTTTCAGCACTTTCGGACAAATGGTTATCCTTACCTTAATTCAGGTAGGCGGGTTAGGGGTTATGACCTTTTCTGTTTTTCTATTCCTCTCTATGGGGCGGGGAATAAGCGTCCGGGGACGCTGGTTGATGCAGGAATCGTTTACCCCTGCACCCATTACAGACATGCATACCCTTATAAAATCCATTTTTCTTTTTACTTTCTTGGTGGAAGGGGCTGCTTCCATTCTTCTGGCCTTGTGCTTCTGGAGGGACTATCCATTTCCGACCGCCCTGTACCATGGCTTCTTTCATTCCATATCCGCCTTCTGCAATGCGGGTTTTTCCACCTTTAGCAACAATCTCATGAACTACACCGGCCATGCGGGTGTCAACCTCACTATATGTGCGAATATAGTCATGGGCGGTCTGGGATTTCCGGTTATCTACGAGCTTTACCAGCGAGTAAGGCGCCACCCGGAAAGAAGAGGGCTTTCCCTGCATACCCGTATGGTTATCGTCACCACCGGGATACTGATTTTAACCGGAACCCTGCTCTTCTGGGCGTTTGAGGCCAACAATGTCCTGGCCCATCGTCCATTTTATGAAAAATGTCTCATCAGCCTCTTCCAATCCATAACCCCCCGGACCGCAGGGTTTAACACGGTCGATACCACTTCCCTTACAGACAGTTGCCTCTATATAATCATCCTCCTGATGTTTATCGGCGCCTCCCCCGGATCGACGGGCGGCGGGATCAAGACCAGCACCCTGGCCGTACTGACCGCCCTGGTCTGGAACAAATTGCGCGGGAGGCCCCACGTGCATGTCTTCAACCGGACTATCCCTTCTGAAGTGGTCATGCGGAGTATCTCCCTGTATATGCTCTCGGTATTTACCGTACTGACCATCCACATGCTCATGCTCTTCAGCGAAATGGCATGCCCGACTTCGCATCCGGCCAGAGGCTGTTTTCTTACGTATCTTTTTGAAACCATCTCGGCCTTTGGCACGGTAGGGCTCTCCATGGGGGTTACCCCTTATCTCAACAGCATGAATAAGCTCATTTTAAGCGCCCTCATGTTCATGGGCCGGGTAGGGATACTGACCTTTGCCTATGTAATAGTCAGAAGAGAGCGGCCCGAATTTGAATTCCGTTATTCAGAAGAAAAGGTTATGATTGGTTAA
- a CDS encoding PHP domain-containing protein has product MPDLIDLHCHTTASDGSLTPAELVCKARESGLKAVAITDHDTVEGVGEALAEGERLNFEVIPGIEISAEIPSGSMHILGYFIDHNSLELLAVLRKLQDSRETRNQRIIEKLHSLHMEVSYAELLRVAGGGQVGRPHIAELLVQKGFAPSLQAAFDIYLKKGRPAYVEKFRLTPAEAIKLITRAGGMAALAHPGSLKKSPEEVEKVVGELEAAGLRGLEVFYTEHAPEQTRGYQRIASRHHLIPTGGTDYHGDYKPGIKLGRGRGSLRIPYALLADMKKKMGK; this is encoded by the coding sequence ATGCCTGATCTGATCGATCTCCATTGCCATACCACGGCCTCGGATGGAAGCCTGACCCCGGCCGAACTGGTCTGTAAGGCGCGGGAAAGCGGCCTCAAGGCCGTGGCCATTACCGATCATGATACGGTAGAAGGTGTGGGTGAGGCCCTGGCTGAGGGGGAGAGGCTTAATTTCGAGGTTATACCCGGTATTGAGATCAGCGCGGAGATACCCTCCGGCTCCATGCACATACTGGGTTATTTTATCGACCATAACTCTTTAGAGCTGCTTGCGGTGCTCCGGAAACTGCAGGATTCCCGGGAAACCCGCAATCAGCGAATAATAGAAAAACTCCATTCCCTGCACATGGAGGTAAGCTACGCAGAGCTTTTGCGGGTAGCCGGAGGCGGACAGGTGGGCCGGCCGCATATTGCCGAGCTCCTTGTACAGAAGGGTTTTGCCCCCAGTTTACAGGCGGCCTTTGATATTTATCTCAAGAAGGGGCGACCGGCCTATGTAGAGAAATTTCGCCTTACGCCGGCCGAGGCCATTAAACTCATTACCCGGGCCGGTGGGATGGCTGCGCTGGCCCATCCCGGATCTTTAAAAAAATCTCCGGAAGAGGTGGAGAAGGTAGTAGGCGAGTTAGAAGCTGCCGGTCTCAGGGGATTGGAGGTCTTCTATACCGAACATGCACCGGAACAGACGCGGGGCTATCAAAGGATCGCCAGCAGGCATCATCTTATACCTACAGGGGGTACGGACTATCATGGAGACTATAAGCCCGGAATTAAACTAGGTCGGGGGCGGGGGAGTCTGCGTATTCCTTATGCGTTGTTGGCTGATATGAAGAAAAAAATGGGCAAGTGA
- a CDS encoding cold-shock protein, with protein MAEGKVKWFNEKKGFGFIEQEGGPDVFVHHSAIQGAGFKTLREGQKVTFEVQQGPKGPQAVNVVGE; from the coding sequence ATGGCGGAAGGTAAAGTGAAATGGTTTAATGAGAAGAAAGGTTTTGGTTTTATTGAGCAGGAGGGCGGTCCTGATGTCTTTGTGCATCACTCTGCTATCCAGGGCGCCGGGTTTAAGACCCTGCGCGAGGGTCAAAAGGTAACCTTTGAGGTCCAGCAGGGCCCCAAGGGGCCCCAGGCCGTTAACGTCGTTGGTGAATAG
- a CDS encoding Hsp20/alpha crystallin family protein produces the protein MAIITIRTGRILGDIHRDMLKMVGDVFNTAGMMPPNRAWVPPVDIYETEKEVIVLVEAAGVKQESLDITLYKDLLRIAGLREGESGSRSRKFYQMEIAYGAFERVLRLPSAVESDEASASYKNGLLSITLPKIRKTLRVEIA, from the coding sequence ATGGCAATTATTACCATCCGCACCGGCAGGATATTGGGAGATATCCATCGGGATATGCTCAAAATGGTGGGCGACGTCTTCAATACGGCTGGAATGATGCCGCCTAATAGGGCCTGGGTCCCGCCGGTAGATATCTATGAGACCGAGAAAGAGGTCATAGTCCTAGTTGAAGCGGCGGGAGTCAAGCAGGAAAGTCTGGATATAACCCTGTATAAGGACCTGCTCCGGATCGCGGGCCTGCGTGAAGGCGAGAGCGGCTCCCGGTCCAGAAAATTTTATCAGATGGAGATAGCCTATGGCGCCTTTGAGCGGGTGTTAAGGCTTCCTTCTGCCGTGGAAAGTGATGAGGCCTCGGCCTCCTATAAAAACGGTCTGTTATCCATAACCCTGCCTAAAATCAGAAAGACCCTTCGTGTGGAGATAGCATAG
- a CDS encoding vitamin B12-dependent ribonucleotide reductase: MPLPKTGLKLTANALTVLQKRYLKKNEQGQAVETPEQMFLRVARAVAAADAIHGQKTDVKKTEDTFYRMMTEFLFMPNSPTLMNAGRRLGQLAACFVLPVEDSIDSIFEAIKQTAIIHKSGGGTGFSFSRIRPANDVVRTTQGVSSGPVSFMTVFDIATETIKQGGTRRGANMGILRVDHPDIEQFINAKQMTDKLNNFNISVAITAEFMRALAKGEEYDLINPRNGHKVKSVPAVHIFTQIVEAAWATGEPGIIFLDRINRDNPTPQLGEIEATNPCGEQPLLPYEACNLGSINLSRFVKADKVDYAGLKKIIHHAVHFLDNVIDINKYPLLQIESMSKANRKIGLGVMGFADMLIQLGIPYNSKDAVKTAETVMSFISRESKLASADLAGKRGNFTNYKGSIYDNPKTPFMRNATTTTIAPTGTISIIAGCSSGIEPLFAVSFVRRVLDGSELLEVHPYFKEAAKKAGILTKELMEDIAQGGSIQGIPDIPDSLKKVYMTAMDISPKWHIRLQAAFQKHTDNAVSKTINFPSTASIEDVHKVYLLAYEQGLKGLTIYRYGSRKGQVLSFKKEGEKKEIVPRARPMRTTGITERMRTGCGNLYITINSDEKGICEVFAQIGKAGGCAASQIEAIGRLISLALRSGLKVEAIIRQLSGIRCPSPIWDQGKMILSCPDAVARAIANVTNLPISPHDKTMGACPDCGGTLESEGGCLVCRSCGFSRCD, translated from the coding sequence ATGCCCCTTCCCAAAACCGGATTGAAACTGACCGCAAATGCCCTCACTGTCCTGCAAAAGCGCTATCTTAAAAAAAACGAGCAGGGCCAGGCCGTAGAGACACCGGAACAGATGTTCCTCCGCGTGGCCCGCGCCGTGGCCGCTGCCGACGCCATCCATGGCCAAAAGACCGATGTTAAGAAAACAGAAGACACCTTTTACCGGATGATGACCGAATTCCTCTTCATGCCCAACTCACCCACCCTGATGAATGCCGGCCGCAGGCTGGGACAACTCGCCGCCTGTTTCGTCCTGCCTGTAGAAGACTCAATTGACAGCATCTTCGAGGCCATTAAACAGACCGCCATAATCCACAAAAGCGGAGGAGGGACCGGGTTTTCTTTCTCCCGCATCCGTCCGGCCAATGATGTGGTGCGCACGACACAGGGCGTATCCAGCGGCCCGGTTTCCTTTATGACGGTTTTTGACATAGCCACGGAAACAATCAAGCAAGGGGGGACCCGCCGCGGGGCTAATATGGGAATACTCCGTGTGGATCACCCCGATATAGAACAGTTCATAAATGCCAAACAGATGACGGATAAGCTCAACAACTTTAACATCTCAGTGGCCATAACCGCCGAATTCATGCGAGCCCTGGCCAAAGGCGAAGAATATGACCTTATCAACCCGCGGAATGGACATAAAGTAAAATCTGTCCCCGCCGTCCATATCTTTACCCAAATAGTCGAGGCCGCCTGGGCCACCGGCGAGCCGGGTATAATCTTCCTCGACCGTATAAACCGGGACAATCCCACTCCACAACTGGGCGAGATAGAGGCCACCAATCCCTGCGGTGAGCAGCCCTTACTCCCTTATGAAGCCTGTAATCTTGGCTCCATCAACCTCTCCCGCTTCGTTAAGGCGGACAAGGTAGATTATGCCGGCCTTAAAAAAATAATACATCATGCCGTGCACTTCCTGGACAATGTTATAGACATCAATAAATATCCCCTGTTGCAGATTGAATCCATGAGCAAGGCCAACCGCAAAATAGGCTTGGGGGTAATGGGATTTGCCGACATGCTCATACAACTGGGTATTCCTTATAATTCAAAGGATGCGGTTAAAACGGCAGAGACCGTCATGTCTTTTATCTCGCGTGAATCCAAACTGGCCTCAGCCGACTTAGCCGGAAAGCGCGGCAACTTTACCAACTATAAAGGCAGCATATACGATAATCCAAAAACCCCTTTTATGCGTAATGCCACCACTACCACTATCGCCCCTACCGGCACGATCAGCATCATCGCCGGTTGTTCCAGTGGGATAGAGCCGCTTTTTGCCGTCTCCTTTGTGCGCCGCGTCTTAGATGGCAGCGAACTCCTGGAAGTACACCCCTACTTCAAGGAAGCGGCCAAGAAGGCTGGTATCCTTACCAAAGAGCTTATGGAGGACATCGCGCAAGGCGGCTCCATTCAAGGCATCCCGGACATTCCGGATTCACTGAAGAAGGTCTATATGACGGCCATGGACATCAGCCCGAAATGGCACATCCGGCTACAGGCCGCCTTCCAGAAACATACAGATAATGCCGTTTCCAAAACCATCAATTTCCCCTCCACAGCCTCTATCGAAGATGTGCACAAGGTCTACCTTCTGGCTTATGAACAGGGATTGAAAGGGCTGACCATCTATCGCTACGGCAGTCGGAAGGGTCAGGTGCTAAGTTTTAAAAAAGAGGGAGAAAAAAAAGAAATCGTCCCGCGCGCCCGGCCTATGCGCACCACAGGCATTACAGAACGTATGCGTACCGGATGCGGCAACCTGTATATCACCATAAACTCAGACGAAAAGGGAATATGTGAAGTGTTTGCCCAGATAGGCAAGGCCGGTGGTTGCGCTGCCTCTCAAATAGAGGCCATCGGCAGGCTTATCTCTCTGGCTTTACGTTCCGGCCTCAAGGTGGAGGCGATCATCAGACAGCTTTCGGGAATACGTTGCCCATCGCCTATCTGGGATCAGGGGAAAATGATCCTTTCCTGCCCTGACGCCGTGGCCCGCGCCATAGCTAATGTGACCAATCTTCCCATCTCACCGCATGACAAGACCATGGGGGCCTGCCCGGACTGTGGAGGGACGCTGGAATCCGAAGGCGGATGTCTCGTCTGCCGGTCCTGCGGATTTTCCCGATGCGATTAG